The window AAATGGACCTTAAGGGTAAAAAAATACTTGTTACAGGGGCGGAAGGTTTTATCGGCAGCCATCTTACGGAGGCTCTTATCGGGCTGGGATGCGACGTAAAGGCGATGGTGCTATATAATTTCATGGGGTCATACGGCTGGCTTGAAACTGCCTGCAGCGCGGGGGATGCCGGACCGGATGTCTTCATGGGGGACGTACGCGACATCAACTCCGTGCGGGAGGCCATGAAGGGCGTGGACGTGGTGTTCCATCTCGCGGCGCTTATAGGGATCCCCTACAGTTA of the Candidatus Omnitrophota bacterium genome contains:
- a CDS encoding NAD-dependent epimerase/dehydratase family protein; the encoded protein is MDLKGKKILVTGAEGFIGSHLTEALIGLGCDVKAMVLYNFMGSYGWLETACSAGDAGPDVFMGDVRDINSVREAMKGVDVVFHLAALIGIPYS